The Bacillota bacterium genome has a window encoding:
- a CDS encoding type II toxin-antitoxin system prevent-host-death family antitoxin — translation MRVSSTDLQNSFGKYLALVEKEDIIVVKNGKTVAKLIPYSVPEYVVLREEAKEYKTMRRISYEEYLELTKSSDQRYELIDGVVYLLASPSFSHQVVVNEIAWHFHNYFRGKPCRSLTAPLDVRLQGYALKFEEDPNIVQPDIVVICDEDNVNEAGQYQGVPSLIVEVVSPSTRSKDTITKLNLYMKSGVPEYWIVDMDSRTITQYFFTEDRELNGVATYADGDRINSTRFAGLELDTKELFAVLG, via the coding sequence ATGCGGGTAAGCAGTACGGATCTGCAGAATTCCTTTGGGAAGTACCTGGCATTGGTAGAAAAGGAAGACATCATTGTCGTCAAGAACGGAAAAACCGTCGCGAAACTGATTCCCTACAGCGTCCCAGAATACGTTGTCCTCCGCGAAGAAGCTAAGGAGTATAAGACCATGCGGAGAATCAGCTATGAGGAGTATCTTGAACTCACCAAGTCCTCTGACCAAAGATACGAGCTGATTGACGGCGTGGTCTACCTATTAGCCTCACCGAGTTTTAGCCATCAAGTAGTGGTGAACGAGATAGCATGGCATTTCCACAACTACTTTCGCGGAAAGCCCTGCCGCTCCCTCACCGCTCCGCTAGATGTAAGACTGCAGGGATATGCCCTCAAATTTGAAGAAGATCCCAATATAGTCCAGCCGGATATTGTCGTCATCTGTGACGAAGACAATGTCAATGAGGCCGGTCAGTACCAAGGCGTCCCCAGTCTCATCGTTGAAGTGGTCTCCCCCTCAACTAGGAGCAAAGATACGATCACAAAACTGAATCTGTACATGAAAAGCGGTGTTCCAGAATACTGGATTGTAGATATGGATAGTAGGACTATCACCCAGTACTTCTTTACAGAAGACAGAGAGCTAAATGGTGTTGCAACCTACGCAGATGGAGACAGAATCAATTCCACTCGATTTGCCGGTCTGGAGCTAGACACAAAGGAGCTATTTGCGGTACTTGGCTAA
- a CDS encoding Mrp/NBP35 family ATP-binding protein, translated as MSENCNQSCSSCSEDCGERREQPADFLEKPHELSSIKKVIGVVSGKGGVGKSLVTSMLAVTMNRLGYHTAILDADVTGPSIPKAFGIKEKAIGNEAGLLPVKTKTGIDIMSVNLLLERDTDPVIWRGPIIAGVVKQFWTDVIWSDVDFMFIDMPPGTGDVPLTVFQSIAVDGIIVVTSPQELVSMIVSKAVKMAEMMNIPILGLVENMSYFRCPDNGKDYQIFGDSHIDEIAEKHNLEVLAKLPIDPKIAEACDKGMIELIDGPWFDPVGEILEKMVR; from the coding sequence ATGAGCGAAAATTGCAATCAAAGCTGCAGCAGTTGCTCCGAGGACTGCGGAGAAAGAAGAGAACAGCCAGCGGATTTCTTAGAGAAACCCCACGAGCTGAGCTCCATCAAGAAGGTCATTGGCGTAGTCAGCGGCAAAGGCGGGGTTGGCAAGTCACTGGTTACCTCTATGCTTGCCGTTACCATGAACAGATTAGGCTACCACACCGCTATACTTGACGCGGATGTGACTGGACCTTCTATTCCAAAGGCCTTTGGTATCAAGGAAAAGGCTATTGGCAACGAAGCTGGACTATTACCGGTGAAGACCAAGACCGGCATTGACATTATGTCTGTCAATTTACTCCTGGAAAGGGATACGGATCCAGTTATCTGGAGAGGACCTATTATTGCGGGAGTGGTCAAGCAATTTTGGACCGATGTTATCTGGAGTGACGTGGATTTCATGTTCATTGATATGCCGCCGGGCACTGGGGATGTTCCCCTTACCGTCTTTCAATCCATTGCCGTTGATGGGATCATAGTGGTGACCTCTCCCCAGGAGCTTGTTTCCATGATTGTATCGAAGGCCGTTAAAATGGCGGAAATGATGAACATCCCGATCCTGGGTTTGGTAGAAAACATGTCCTATTTTAGATGTCCCGACAACGGCAAAGACTACCAGATTTTCGGTGACAGTCACATTGATGAAATAGCCGAAAAGCACAACCTTGAGGTTCTGGCCAAATTACCCATCGATCCCAAAATCGCAGAGGCCTGTGACAAGGGTATGATAGAACTTATCGATGGCCCTTGGTTTGACCCCGTCGGTGAGATATTGGAGAAAATGGTTCGCTAG
- a CDS encoding DUF134 domain-containing protein → MPRPMKWRKVCSLPQCSRFGPLDRGAGERSYVRMTVDEYETIRLIDLEGFTQEECAAQMNIARTTVQGIYAEARRKIAKALVEGKVLLIEGGKYRLCRELGNGCGRGCRRYRRTRP, encoded by the coding sequence ATGCCAAGGCCAATGAAATGGAGAAAGGTCTGCAGTCTCCCGCAGTGCAGCAGGTTTGGACCCCTTGATCGAGGTGCCGGCGAAAGAAGTTACGTAAGAATGACCGTTGACGAGTATGAAACTATCAGGCTGATTGACTTAGAGGGTTTTACCCAAGAAGAGTGCGCCGCACAGATGAATATCGCTCGCACCACCGTCCAAGGCATTTACGCTGAAGCGAGAAGGAAGATCGCGAAGGCATTGGTCGAGGGCAAGGTGCTGCTGATTGAAGGGGGCAAGTATCGGCTGTGTCGGGAACTGGGCAATGGATGCGGCCGAGGTTGCCGTAGATATCGGAGAACAAGGCCGTAA
- a CDS encoding polysaccharide deacetylase family protein, with translation MFSIFPQYGRLIVALGLILGLSFVFFRLLRPLLAQVPWLQARLGINSILSLVLGLAFSVSTLLALAYLYVYYGFDHQPDIYRHGPRDLPIVALTFDDGPSPEFTPPILDILREYGVPATFFMVGSHVEKYPEIAQRIVDEGHEIGNHTLNHRNVPTLSTLDLHEEVVGATTIITEVTGEYPTYIRPPRGFYDGRFRRLAAVLGQQTVLWTISSRDWRYGTTADAIVKNVMGRVRNGDIILFHDSGALVKNEGGDRSATVKALPIIIERLQARGLQIVPLRVLLYGEEPQEKFPSVDMQE, from the coding sequence ATGTTTTCCATTTTTCCGCAGTACGGTCGCCTGATTGTCGCCCTAGGTCTGATCCTTGGATTGTCCTTTGTTTTCTTTCGTCTCCTGCGTCCACTGCTGGCTCAGGTACCTTGGTTGCAGGCGCGACTTGGAATTAACAGCATCTTGTCCCTTGTGCTTGGGCTAGCCTTTAGTGTTTCGACGCTGTTGGCCCTGGCTTACTTGTATGTCTATTACGGATTTGATCACCAGCCAGACATTTACCGTCACGGCCCTCGGGATCTACCCATAGTGGCCCTTACCTTTGATGACGGTCCCAGCCCGGAGTTTACACCACCGATTCTTGATATTCTGCGGGAGTACGGCGTCCCGGCCACATTTTTCATGGTTGGCAGCCACGTCGAGAAGTACCCCGAAATTGCCCAACGGATCGTTGATGAAGGTCACGAAATTGGGAACCATACCCTTAATCACCGTAATGTCCCGACGTTGAGCACCCTTGATTTGCATGAAGAGGTTGTCGGAGCAACAACGATTATTACCGAGGTCACCGGTGAGTATCCGACCTATATTAGACCTCCAAGGGGATTCTACGACGGACGATTTCGGCGGTTGGCGGCAGTTCTGGGGCAGCAGACGGTGCTTTGGACCATCTCTTCCCGGGATTGGCGATACGGAACTACCGCCGATGCCATTGTGAAAAACGTGATGGGCCGAGTGCGCAATGGGGATATTATTCTCTTTCACGACAGTGGGGCATTGGTGAAGAACGAGGGAGGAGACCGGTCGGCAACGGTTAAGGCCTTACCGATAATTATCGAGCGGCTTCAGGCCCGGGGACTGCAGATTGTACCCTTGCGGGTCCTGCTCTATGGTGAAGAACCGCAGGAGAAGTTTCCCTCCGTCGACATGCAGGAATAA
- a CDS encoding dinitrogenase iron-molybdenum cofactor biosynthesis protein, which yields MKIAVPVNVKSMDSEVCTSFGCAPYFLIFDTDTKEAVFLDNATAAGTEGAGIKAAQGIVDNEVKVLLSPSLGRNSADVLKAAGIEIYRTQAVPAKNSIAAFTAGDLPVLKAEK from the coding sequence ATGAAGATAGCAGTTCCTGTTAATGTGAAAAGCATGGACTCGGAGGTATGTACATCCTTCGGATGCGCTCCCTATTTCCTGATCTTTGATACCGATACCAAGGAGGCTGTATTTCTTGACAACGCCACCGCAGCAGGTACCGAGGGCGCCGGAATCAAAGCCGCGCAAGGGATAGTAGATAATGAAGTTAAGGTCTTACTTTCCCCCAGCCTAGGGAGAAATTCCGCGGACGTGCTCAAAGCCGCAGGCATTGAAATCTATCGAACGCAAGCAGTTCCAGCGAAGAATAGTATTGCTGCCTTTACTGCTGGGGACCTTCCCGTTCTCAAAGCCGAAAAGTGA
- a CDS encoding MerR family transcriptional regulator produces the protein MSKRYSIGEVAKLSGVTIRTLQYYDNIGLLPVDKDASGRRYYSSRDVAKLQQVLFYRSLGLPLKEIRELVVEAVTPEQIAAVLMEQRGMFSHKLNYIYAHISAIDAILAGVRAGGTFQSDELLQLITTLNRNAVFEYRNVNYDKDTEEVLMRQYPDDISALSVYWQWKATILECVSLILSGIEPRSEAGKELGQKWLTMIDQITQGRSELLDAHRESYDNRTQWPEEDRRLMELADDFIDAAVAYYFESMDLEEVEEGSD, from the coding sequence ATGTCAAAACGGTACTCCATAGGGGAGGTTGCCAAGCTTTCCGGTGTTACCATTCGTACTTTACAGTACTACGACAATATTGGTCTCCTTCCAGTAGATAAGGACGCCAGTGGGCGAAGATACTATAGTTCAAGGGATGTTGCAAAACTTCAGCAGGTATTGTTTTACCGTTCCCTAGGCTTGCCATTGAAGGAGATTCGGGAGCTGGTAGTGGAGGCGGTTACTCCGGAACAGATTGCTGCAGTGTTAATGGAGCAAAGGGGAATGTTTTCTCACAAGCTGAATTATATATATGCCCACATATCCGCGATTGACGCCATCCTAGCTGGCGTTAGGGCTGGAGGTACGTTTCAGTCCGATGAACTGCTGCAGTTGATCACTACTCTAAATAGGAATGCCGTTTTTGAGTACCGGAACGTGAATTATGACAAGGACACGGAAGAAGTTCTGATGCGGCAGTATCCCGACGATATATCTGCACTATCAGTCTATTGGCAATGGAAGGCTACTATCTTGGAGTGCGTATCTCTCATTCTGAGTGGTATTGAGCCCAGAAGCGAAGCAGGAAAAGAGTTGGGTCAAAAGTGGCTGACCATGATTGACCAGATTACTCAAGGCCGTAGCGAACTGCTGGACGCGCATAGGGAATCCTACGATAACCGGACCCAGTGGCCGGAGGAAGACCGCAGGCTGATGGAATTAGCCGATGATTTCATTGATGCAGCCGTTGCATATTACTTTGAGTCCATGGATTTAGAAGAGGTGGAAGAAGGTAGTGATTGA
- a CDS encoding undecaprenyldiphospho-muramoylpentapeptide beta-N-acetylglucosaminyltransferase has protein sequence MKKILFTGGGTAGHVTANIALIPRFLKDGWSVVYIGSKNGIEKQLIEAKGWRYIGIDSGKLRRYFDLKNFSDPFRVLKGSIQAYRIIRREKPNVLFSKGGFVSVPVVLGAWLNKVPVIIHESDLTPGLANRLSMPFAKFICTTFPESEEHLPADKVRYVGAIVREEIKSGNATKGKAFCNFPDSRPILLVMGGSQGARRINETVRASLASLTQRFSIVHLCGKGNTDPKVSSPHYRQYEYLSEELPDVLAAADLVVSRAGSNSIFEFLYLRKPMLLIPLPKEQSRGDQILNARSFAKSGLCQVLDESKMTEDTLIAAIDEVFANRRDIIANMRRIDQGDAITKVVRLIKEVAR, from the coding sequence ATGAAAAAGATCCTGTTTACCGGCGGCGGTACAGCTGGACACGTGACGGCAAATATCGCCCTGATCCCCCGCTTCCTCAAGGACGGATGGTCCGTTGTCTATATCGGGTCCAAGAATGGTATTGAAAAGCAACTGATCGAAGCTAAGGGATGGCGCTACATCGGAATTGACTCCGGCAAGCTGCGGCGATACTTCGATCTGAAAAACTTCTCCGATCCCTTTCGGGTTCTCAAAGGATCAATTCAAGCCTACCGGATAATCCGACGGGAAAAACCCAACGTTCTTTTCTCAAAGGGCGGATTTGTCTCCGTTCCCGTTGTCCTTGGTGCCTGGCTCAACAAGGTACCGGTCATTATCCACGAGTCGGATCTAACTCCGGGATTAGCTAATCGGTTGTCAATGCCCTTCGCTAAGTTTATCTGCACCACTTTCCCGGAGTCAGAGGAGCATCTGCCGGCAGACAAAGTCCGCTATGTCGGCGCCATCGTGCGAGAGGAGATCAAGTCCGGGAACGCCACTAAAGGAAAGGCTTTCTGCAACTTCCCCGACAGTCGACCCATTTTGCTGGTGATGGGGGGAAGTCAAGGAGCACGAAGGATCAACGAAACCGTCCGAGCCTCCTTGGCTTCTTTGACCCAGCGCTTTAGTATTGTCCACCTCTGCGGTAAGGGCAATACCGATCCTAAGGTCTCCTCGCCCCACTATCGGCAATACGAGTATCTCTCTGAGGAGCTGCCTGATGTTCTGGCTGCAGCCGATCTCGTGGTATCTCGAGCCGGATCGAACTCCATCTTTGAGTTCTTGTACTTACGTAAACCGATGCTCTTGATCCCCTTGCCTAAGGAGCAAAGCCGAGGCGACCAAATCCTCAATGCCCGCTCCTTTGCCAAGTCCGGGCTGTGTCAAGTGCTAGATGAAAGCAAAATGACAGAAGACACCCTGATCGCTGCCATCGATGAAGTCTTCGCTAATCGCCGAGATATCATTGCCAACATGCGGCGCATCGATCAAGGGGATGCGATCACAAAGGTGGTTAGGCTGATCAAGGAAGTGGCCCGTTAG
- a CDS encoding tartrate dehydrogenase, with amino-acid sequence MKRFEIAVIPGDGIGREVVPVALQVLDTVAEVHGGLKFEYETFPWSCEYYLEHGRMMPEDGIDTLKDFDAIFLGAVGNPKLVPDHISLWGLLIKIRRECEQAINIRPAKYFKGLSSPLVNPNGFDLIVVRENSEGEYSEVGGRIHSGEDEMAIQNAIFTRKGTERAMRYAFELARKRRGHVTSATKSNGIFHSMPFWDEVFNSVKKDYPDVETASYHIDALASYFVTRPQIFDVIVASNLFGDILTDIGGAIMGSVGIAPAANINVSGKYPSMFEPVHGSALDIVGKGIANPIGQIWTAKMMLDHFGEEEAGQRLLDVLEEVTRDGIKTPDIGGSATTSEVGDEICRRLKQG; translated from the coding sequence GTGAAAAGATTTGAAATTGCTGTGATTCCCGGCGATGGCATTGGTAGGGAAGTAGTCCCTGTGGCATTGCAGGTGCTCGATACCGTGGCCGAGGTCCATGGTGGACTGAAGTTTGAATACGAGACCTTTCCCTGGAGTTGTGAGTACTACCTCGAGCATGGCCGCATGATGCCGGAGGATGGTATCGACACTCTGAAGGATTTTGACGCCATTTTCCTCGGGGCCGTAGGCAATCCCAAGCTGGTACCGGATCACATTTCCCTGTGGGGGCTTCTAATCAAGATTCGAAGGGAGTGCGAGCAGGCGATTAACATCCGGCCTGCCAAGTACTTTAAGGGCCTGAGCTCTCCCTTGGTGAACCCCAATGGTTTTGACCTGATCGTAGTTCGGGAAAACAGTGAAGGCGAGTACAGCGAGGTCGGCGGAAGGATTCACAGTGGTGAAGATGAGATGGCGATTCAAAACGCAATCTTCACCAGGAAGGGTACCGAGCGAGCGATGCGCTACGCCTTCGAACTAGCCAGAAAAAGGAGAGGGCATGTCACGTCAGCCACCAAGTCCAACGGTATCTTTCATTCGATGCCCTTCTGGGATGAGGTTTTCAATTCCGTCAAAAAGGATTACCCCGATGTAGAGACGGCATCCTATCATATTGATGCCCTGGCTTCATATTTTGTTACCCGGCCGCAGATCTTCGATGTGATTGTAGCCAGTAACCTATTTGGAGATATCTTGACGGATATTGGGGGAGCCATCATGGGAAGTGTCGGAATAGCCCCTGCCGCTAACATTAATGTCAGCGGGAAGTATCCCTCGATGTTTGAACCGGTACACGGTTCCGCACTGGATATTGTCGGCAAGGGAATTGCCAATCCCATCGGTCAAATTTGGACAGCGAAAATGATGCTTGATCATTTCGGTGAGGAAGAAGCCGGTCAGAGGCTGTTAGATGTCCTAGAGGAGGTAACCCGCGATGGCATCAAGACCCCTGACATTGGCGGATCGGCAACTACCAGTGAGGTAGGAGATGAGATCTGTAGGAGACTGAAGCAAGGTTAG
- a CDS encoding ATP-binding cassette domain-containing protein has product MIELRNLTKKFGQKTAVDDLSLVIRPGVVTGFLGPNGAGKSTTMKMILGLVKPTSGEVLVHGVHYERLPDPIKEIGALIDSEAANPKFTARQHLELMATAGGIPLHRVTLLLRQTGLQQVQHRQIGEFSMGMRQRLGIAAALLGDPKTVILDEPFNGLDVDGIKWLRSLAKELASQNKAVFISSHLMSEVEAIADRVIVLAQGRLIADMTISELVQRSLGSFLRVRSEDNETLSAVITKIGGVVQGRTDGFLLVRGVEAEEIGWIAKRSNLAIFELTGIRPSLEDLFVELTAGRVEFKGQAALDDGGEGLQ; this is encoded by the coding sequence GTGATTGAACTCAGAAACCTCACCAAGAAGTTTGGTCAAAAAACTGCAGTTGATGACTTGTCTTTGGTGATTCGGCCCGGCGTAGTTACTGGTTTTTTGGGCCCCAACGGTGCTGGCAAGTCAACGACAATGAAAATGATTCTGGGGTTAGTTAAGCCCACCAGTGGAGAAGTGCTCGTCCATGGTGTCCATTACGAAAGGCTTCCCGATCCCATCAAGGAAATAGGTGCCTTAATTGACAGCGAGGCTGCAAATCCAAAGTTTACGGCCAGGCAGCACCTGGAGTTGATGGCTACTGCAGGTGGAATACCTCTTCACCGGGTAACTCTTCTTCTCCGACAGACAGGGCTTCAGCAGGTTCAACATCGCCAAATCGGCGAGTTTTCTATGGGGATGCGGCAGCGATTGGGAATAGCTGCCGCCCTATTGGGTGATCCAAAGACCGTAATTCTGGATGAGCCCTTTAATGGTCTTGATGTCGATGGGATCAAATGGCTTCGGTCCCTAGCCAAGGAGTTAGCAAGTCAAAACAAGGCTGTGTTTATCTCTAGTCACTTGATGAGTGAAGTAGAGGCCATTGCCGACCGGGTTATTGTTCTGGCTCAAGGCAGACTCATTGCCGACATGACCATCTCTGAGCTAGTCCAGAGGAGTCTCGGTTCCTTCCTACGAGTTAGAAGTGAGGATAATGAAACACTGAGTGCGGTTATCACAAAGATAGGCGGAGTGGTGCAAGGACGAACCGATGGGTTTCTGCTGGTTAGAGGTGTTGAAGCCGAGGAAATCGGCTGGATTGCCAAGAGGAGCAATTTGGCTATCTTTGAACTAACGGGTATCCGCCCATCGCTAGAAGATCTGTTTGTGGAGTTGACCGCCGGAAGGGTAGAATTCAAGGGACAAGCAGCCTTGGATGATGGGGGTGAGGGGTTACAATGA